The genomic window cccatctgtggtttttttttggcaaagacactggaatggccGCCATTTCCTTGCCAAGcccattttttagataaggaactgaggcaacaGTGTGGAGAGTCCAGAGTCACACCactagtacatgtctgagatCTGAAGACATAGAGATGagtctcttcctgactccacgtccaggcctctatccactgtaccacttcaCTGCCttaacaaacagggttaagagactcGGCcggggtcacacaattagtaaggaACTGAAGAAGCATTTGAATTCACAACTTCCTGATCTAAGTCTAGTACTTTTTTCACCACATCACTTAGCAACAGATATAAGTCTAGAACGGTAGGAAGAAGGGATCGTGTTATGTTTAAAATCGAGGGGAAAAACTTTGAATTTGATCCAGTAATAAAAAGCCACCAGACTTTACTGAACAGGGTTGGGGGGGATTGATTTGGTCCAACCCCCACTTTAGCAGCTCAGTAGAGGATGAACTATGGCATTATACCATGAGGCTGTTGCAATAGTCTAGGTGTGAAGCAATAAAAGCCTGCCCTGTGTAGCGGTAGCATCAGGAGACAAGTGTCCTACACAATAGGTTCAAAGGTCAAAATGATAGGATTTGACAAGGGACTGGATGTGGGAGGGAGGGTGAAGAGTCCAGAGTGACTCTTAGCTTTCATTCTCCAGGATGTGGACAGCCTGGGTCGCAAAGGGCCCTCTTGGTTAACCAAAAGCACCCAATTCCCTTAAGGGTGGGGCCTCTGGGGAAAGGAGCTGGGCAAAAGTACCTTCCAGTCTGGGTCCTGCTTCCTCTTTTCCAAGGAGGACTTCTCCCGTTCCTTTGCCTTCTTATAGGCTTTTTTCTCTTCAGCCATGAGCATGCGGGCGATCTCCTGGAAGATAAAGCCAGTGTCGCTGGGAAAGGCCGCCCCACTGGAGCCAGGGATGGATAACCCTCAGATCTCACTAAAGCCAGGGATGGACACCTCTCAGATCTCACTGGAGCACAGGGTAACTTACCTCATCCTGAGCTACCTGGGCGGCTCTCTTGTCCACCTGATTAGcctgaaagggaaggaaatgtgGAAATGAAGTGACACTGGGCAGCCACGTGATTTGGGGAAGACTTTGGAGGATGAGAGACCCCCGTTGGGTTTGGAGAGAAGGTTTGAGAGAGGCCTGCTGTCACGTCTCAGATCCCTGTGGGGAACGTTCCCAATGGGAATTGTACTAATAACTTTCCTTGTCCCAGAACCCATCATCAAACCTGACACATGGGATACTGGTGTGTAAGTGACAAAAGGAGATGTTGTCATCAGGACCAGGGAACAGAACAAGAGAGAATGGGTGGGTGAGGGGCTGTCACTGCCTTTCAACATCCATCTGCCATTGACTTACCCagatggaagagaaaaacaagtaccccctcccccattcatacacacacacacacacacacacacacacacacacacacaaaatctcttCTCCAGTCCATTAGGGCTAATGAGCACCACAGAACAACCAATTTCACTGGGATtatgcaaaaacaacaacaacaaaaaaaaaactcaataaatcTGGCCCGGATCTCTCCATGTCCATCTTCGCTCACCATGAGTTCTTCTTCCTGAAGCTTCCTGGCAATTTCGGCATCGTACAGTTCCTGGTTCCTGTGGGTCATTCTCGGCGGTGTATAGATGGTGTCTTTTGTCCCCCTTGGCTTCATTCCTAGAAAAACTCAATGCAGTCAGTCAGCCTGCTCATTTCCCAACCAGGGCGGAAAGTGAGGATGAGGAACTCTCCCCAGAGCACCTGGCATTCCCTGGCACCATGTACAATGCCCGTCTTTTCTCGGCACTAGCCCCGGGCCAGTTCTAGCTGTTTCCTGCAAACAAGCTCCTAGAAGGGCAGACCCTCCTCACATTCACATCCACAGCTTGCTCACAGACCTGCCTGGAGCTATTTGCAAGAAGCCTGCTTAGAAAGTTCCCCTCTCACATCCTTTCTTAGTGAGTTGCTGAATCAGCTGCAACTTTAGACATTTATTCCAGTCAACCTGGCTCATCTAGAAatgggaaatgagaaaagaagaagtGGGAAAAATGAAAGCAACCACAAGAAGCGGGAGTTGAGGAAGAGAAACTTGGTAGAATATTTCCAAACTTCTAAAAGCCTGGGagaatttttttccaatctaCCATGCCTCAGGATAAAAGAGCAAATCCCTGTTAGACTAAAAACCCTGAATGTAGGTGATGCTAAATGCTTCAGACAGAAGTGAAAAAACAAATCATTCATTGCACAGTGAAATTGGCCCCTTCTTAAGGATGACAGTGGGTCCTCAGTTAAGGACATGGATTAGACCCAACTCATGTCACACCTTCTACAAGAGGCTTTTCCTAATCCCATTTCCAGCCCTGGATTGCTATTACTCTCACTCAAAGTGACTCTGTATTTGATTTCTACATGTAATATGCAATACCGAACTGTGAACAgctgcattttccttttttttttctcttgaattaGATGAAGAATGGAGGACCCTGGAtagaaagaatatagaaatatcAGCAGGAGAAGGACTGACTTTGGAACAAGAAACCCTTAGTTCTTTTCCttgtacattttacatgtgactTCTTTGTGAGAGgggattatttcacttttgttttcatattcccAGAATCTTTTAGAAGCAGCTTGGAATACTGAATAGAGCCAGCCTGAGAACCAGGAATTCCTAGGTTCATCTCTTTATTCTAATACTTTGTGGATTGTGTAGTCaagggaaaagtcatttaatcctttgCTATCTTCAGCCAACTTTGAGACTCTCAGCTGCTGAGGTGTGACTCACGTGCACTGGTGAAGAAagttccctcctcctcttcctaaaccaatgaaataatagatctgggcaaaaatgtcaaaataaacaTTGCCTAGTGCTACGCCAGGCACCTGTCTGAATGAGAGGCTGTAGTGTTAAATTCACCTATTTTATAACGACACAGAAAGCATTGTCCAGCTCATCTTTCAATCTGGCCCTGGCATGGTGAGCTCTTTCAGTAGACACTACGCTCTCCTCCCCAGGCAGGAAGGGCAGCCCCCAATATCCTTCTTCTAGCACCAAGCTGTCACATTTTCCCCATGAGATTTCTGCTCAGGTTGTCTGACAATACACTCAGATAAGAGAACACCGCTGGCGTTAGAGAGGACAGAGATGTGCTTCAAATTGCACCTCTGAGATTTATCAGCAAATCACTCATTTTAATGTGGCAACACTCTCTGAAGAGTGGAGTTATATGTCTTTAAAAGACTCCAGGGAAGTTAAGGGAAAAGCCCCCAAAGGAATAATGGACCAAATGCTTCTCTGGGGCCCAGACCTCACTGAAACAAAATCAATAGTTGCCAAGAGGAAAGCGGTTTAATCCCAAAAAATATTACCGCAGTGAGGAACATAGTACCTGAGACCGTTCTACTACTGCAACAGTGACGGTCTGTGCCGTACAGCAGCGAAGAGCCTAGAAGCTTCACTGACATAAGGATATATCAGTTTAGATCCCAGAGAGCCTGCTGCACAGGATCTAGAGTCTTGCCCAGCTGTGGTCCCAACCCCGGGCCAGGCGGAGTCCATCAGATGATGCTGACCTGGGATTCTAACATCAGCCTTACAGACCTTTAAAGGTGAAAAGTACCTCTGAGAGAATCCAAAAGCCCAAGTTTTTGCCTCTAAGTCCTGTTTGCCTTACTCCTAATCTGATCATCTCTGTGATTAAGTTCTTCTGAAACCAGGAAAGGAGAAACATTAAgggtttattcatttgtttgggGAAGAAGGGATTTAACCTCCTCCCCGAATCCACCGAGCATCTCCTGAAGTGCCCCTGGCATCGAGCACTTCCCTGGCTCTACCCTTGGCATGGGAGTCCTAGCAAAACATGGAAGGAGAAGTTACGCCTCTGAAATGCTTTCTAGTTCCTCTTTTCCCCAACTAAGTTCACTTCCAGGACAAGAAAGGGCAGTGTGTTCATGTAAGTGACCCTGAAATGAATCTGATTCCCCCAAATGCTTTCAAACCCAGGAGCTCACAAACAGAGAGGCCTCTGCCCAAATCACCTACTGCCCATTTCAGCCAGGCTCAGTGTACAGAGGTCTCTAGTTTCCACGGTCCTCCATTACCTGTGTCATCGAAATAGTGTTTTTCCTCCCTCTTGGAGGAGGCAGGCGTCCTTGTCCTGGGaccttcctttttatctctggATTCCCCCATCCCACAGTCTCTCTTatgcctttcttctttcctatgaGGCCCTGGCTTCTGGGAGCACTTGGGCGAGAGTCGGTCTTGGTGGTGGGATCGAGAGTCATCGGGATGTCTCGCGGAACCATGGCTAAAGCTGTGGTCCCAATCATCAGATTCCGCACTCAGAAAACCGTCCCCACCGATCTTGGGAAGGGGAGATCTCAGGAGTCTCTCGTGTCCAGAGAGTTTCCTTTCCTGGGTTTCCCAGCTAGTCTGGGGGTCCTCCCTTCCCTTGCTAAGCCTGAGGGAAGACACAGAATTCTCCACGACATACTGCTCCTGGCATTCATCTGTGTCTTCTGAAGGCCTACTGGGTCTGTCCCTCCTCCGCCTCACAGGCCTGTCTTCTTGCTGCCTTCGAGACCTTGAGGGCTCAGAACCCAGCTCCCTGTTCCTCCTTGACCTTGGAGGATCTGGGGACGGAGCGGGGAGGTACGACAAAGAGAGAAGCAGGTTAGCTCAGAGTTAGCACACGGGAACAGCCTACACCAACTCATACAACAAGGAGGGGGGATGCCCTGTTCAACATGCAACAGAATGGACAAGATGGCTTCACTGAGCTCACAAATCAACCGAGAGCTTGCACAGGCTGGTGCGGCAGAGTGAAGGGCATGAGCATTTGCAGCATCTGCAAGGAGCAGGTCAGAGGACGACGTGGGAAAAGCAGGCCGCACACAGCTGACAGAATTAGTGACCCAGTCAGCCATTCACACGGGACCTTTGAGGTCTGAATGTGGTTGAGGAAGATGCCATCTTCCGGAGGGCtccacctgtgatttcattggtttaggaaGCTGCCAATGAGGAAACACCCTGCACTGAGGCAGGTAACATAAGTTCCCTATGGCACAGAGAATTAAAGCACTGCCGGGGCACTGAGTCACATAGCCACCCGACTCCAATGCtggatgctctatccactacaccacactTTCTCTTACGTTATAAGTTACTACCCTTACTCTGAGGTATACAGGCCGTGTGTCCCTGAACAAAATGCTTGATGCCCTGGCAGCTCTCTGAGACTTGGAGGGCAGGGTAGGCTCAGACTTCCATCAGCAGAGAAATCAGCTCACTGGGAGACCCTCCACACTGAGGAAGACACGGCCCGCGCCTCGGCCCACTCTCACGGGCGCCAAAACAAAGGCTTCCACGTGTGTCGCTGGATCCTTTTCATTCTAAATCAAATTTTGTGACAATTTTatgagtaaatatgtttatagggATGAGGTTTAGAAAATTAGTTTCTGGCTAATTAATCATTTCACGTAATGTTATCAATCATTAATGAAGGGAATGATCATTTGGTCACTTTTTGACCCAAGTTAAAGAGGGCAGAGGATTCACAGTTTACATGCCCTTGGAAAAATGAGTATTTCCAAGGATGGCAATCGactctgattaataattaataattaatgagaaCGAACGAATATCATAATGAGAGGAGGAGTTAGGGAGGTAACTTTGATTCTGTCATTCACTTCTAGATTACCCAGCCTTTGGCTAGCTAATTAGTTTATCCTAGTTTACAGCCTTTagttaataaagataaataatttatgGAGACTCAAATCTGTGGAGCTAGAGCCACCTTAGATTAAATTCCTGGTAAATCTGGGTGGGGATGAACAAGATGGAGGATAAAATTGATTGGAACTCGTCCTTCACAGACTTTGAaatgagaattttagaaaaagtggGAACTCTGGATCTCCCCAAGTCACTTATTATTaagtaattaataatattattaattacttAGTATTATTAATTAGTAATATTATTAAGTAATTAATTATTAACAATCATCTCTCAAAGGCCTCACAACATCGATGGCTCATCCATGGAGGATGTATGGTTCCCATGCTTACAGAAACCCAATGGATCCTCTTCTAGATCTGGCTTTGGCCACAGGCACGGGAGATTTAGATTTGATCAGGCTGAAGAACATATGTGCCTGTGTGCATTTCTTACTAGATGAATAGCCTCCCCTGCTCACACAGGTTGAGAAGCAGAGTGGGGTAGTAGATAGAGCCTCCAAGCATCTGGGCTGCCTTTTTAAGATtcattacatacacacatgcatgtacatgaatagaaatagaaatacatatttatacacacacatgtgtatgcatgtatttggACATTAGAGACACAATGTGTAGGTGCATGTGTACATACACAGGTCCAAAGCTGTCTCACTGTAGCACCATCTGCTCACGTGACCCTTCCTTGTGAGCCAGCCTCCCCAAGGAACAGTCCCGTGAGCAGGTCCCAAGCTGAGCTTTCTATATTTGGCGTCCCTTCGGCATATGGCGTCTGGAGGGCTCCCGATTCGAACAGGATCTGCAAATGCTCATGGGGGAAGGAGTCCGATACGCTCCTTGTGATCTGCTGATCAAAGGGAAAGGCGATCCGCCGGGAGGGACAGATAGGGTTAGTCGATTAGTCAAGCAAGGTGCAAATCAAACCGAGCCAAGTCATTCACACAGATGGAAAAGCCAAGACGCTGTTGTGGGGAAGGAGCTGGGGAGGTGTTGGAAAGGGCTGGTCCTAAGAAGTACAGAGATCCTGGGGGAAGATGAGCTAGCTGGAGACACTGTTCCCAGGACGGCGGGCTGGCCCACATCAATGGCCAGGGAACTGGGACACCATGACAGACATGGCGTCTCATTTCCTGAACGTGGCCTGGGAGCACGGGAGGCCACCACAGGGCCTGGTTCCGATCCCGGCTCTGCTCCTCACCAGTGTGTACCCTGGGTGAGCCCTGTAGCATTGCTAGGCCTGGAGGAGGGGCTCACACAGCTCCACAGCAGAGAGGTTGGGCCCACCGGTGTCTGAACTTCCTTCCAATGTCTGATTTCTGCGACTTGCACTCTCTCTCCCAactttctctcttgttttctGCCCTGTTCAGTTTCTCCAGGACTAGCTCTTTCCTCAGAGAGGCCAAACACAACCACCCTTCTTCCCAAGTGGCTCTGAGAGGCAGCATCACCTAGCGGATGGACTTTTGGTTTGTAGTTGGGAAGACCTGGATCTGAGTCTGGGTCAAGGCCCTTCATGCCCAGGTGCTCCTGGGTAAGGGGCTCAATGCCCCCTCTGAAAAAAGGAAGCTGGGGAGACATGGGCAGGCTCCAGGGCTCAAACCCTACAACACTCACTATCAGCACGTTCCTCAAGAGGTCACTTCACCTTCCTGGGCCTCGGTTTCACATCAGGAAAAATGGGAATGCTAGTGGGTCTGAGTCACGGCTGGGAGTCTCTGAAGAGATGATGCATCTCTACCCACTTTAAGGGATCATAGAAATGAAAGCTATTACTGgcattaattaaagaaaaatactgGCCGTGCATTCACTGGCCCTTTGAGACCTTAGACGTGAACCTCATTAACAGCCATCTGCCTCTGCAGTCTCTGGGTAAAATGGGCACTCGCCCCTCCACAGTAAGAGATGGATCTTGCCCAGCAGGGATGCAGGGAGTTTGCCCCCACGGGGACGGAGGAAACCCTGCGGGGCCTTCTGGAAACGAAGGACCGTTTTCAGCTCACCCTTCCCAACACACGGGGCAGAGAAGGAAAGCTCCACCACCAGCGCACAGCAGGGGAGACAGCAAGCACCCTTGGGGGCCTCACCTCTCGCCACCGGAAAGCTATTTTCGATTAAACATCAGAGATCGTTAAGACgaagaagtgaagaaaaatttGCAGATTGGATCTCATGTAAAATCACAAACTAGATCAATGGAACATGTCAGAACAGAGGAAGTAGCCCAGAGGAAGCTGTCGTCCCCCGTAGCAGCGCATCTCAATTAATTCCATCGGGGTATTTAATCGGCACGGTGCATGTTGGAGAAGGCTTCTGGGAAGGTCACCCCCCACCCACACATCCCCCATTCCCGGGCCAGGCCCTATGTGACACGCTCCAAATATGAGTCATACTccaaggagggaaggggagaagggagggaggggagaaaggacgCGCAACAGCCAAGTTTCTGCCCCCCCACCCCGAGGCCGCTGGGGCAGTTTAGTTCTCTCTCCCACTCTGGTCAGCAACTAGAACCCCGGTCCTTTTGTTAGCATCAGAGCCAGGGCAGCCGCTGTCCAGATCCCAGGACAGAGGAGGGCGAGCCAGACCCCGAGGCCCCTCTGCAGGTCCCCCAAACAAAAAGGAGTGGCTGCCGGGCAAGCCCTGTAGGCCGAGGCAGCAGGCCCTGGACACCATACCTCCATTGGCCAAGGAGTAGCTATCATCGTAAGGGGACTCCGGAGAGCGCTTCTTTCGCCGTTtctcttcttgtagctctctctCCTGCAACAGGCGAGCGATGTcctggaggagggagagaaagaaaggagaatcaGCTGGGACGCCATCACTTCTTGTTTCCGTGACACTTAGAGGGTTTTCTCCCTGCCCAGCCCCGGGTCGAGGATGCCAGTATTAGGAGGAGGGAAGTGAAGACAATGACGCTAAATAGCAACAAACAGCATCATCCAGAGCTTTCATAAAGCATAAACATCCTTATCTATtaaagcatgtgtgtgtgtgtatgtgtgtgtgagtgtgcgtgtgtgtgtatgtgtgtgtgtgtgagtgtgtatgtgtgagtgtgtgtgtgtgtgagtgtgtatgtgtgtgggtgtgtgagtgtgtatgtgtgagtgtgtgggtgtgtatgtgtgtgtgagtgtgcgtgtgtgtgagtgtgtgtgtatgtgtgagtatgtgtgagtgtgtatgtgtgagtgtgtgtgtgtgagtgtgtgggtgtgtatgtgtgtgtgagtgtgcgtgtatgtgtgagtgtgtgtgagtgtgtatgtgtgagtgagtgtgtgtgtgagtgtgtatgtgtgagtgtgtgggtgtgtgagtgtgcgtgtgtgtgagtgtgtgtgtatgtgtgagtgtgtatgtgtgagtgtgtgtgtgtgagtgtgtgtgtgtgagtgtgtatgtgtgagtgtgtgtgtgtgagtgtgtatgtgtgagtgtgtgggtgtgtgagtgtgcgtgtgtgtatgtgtgtgtgtgtgagtgtgtatgtgtgagtgtgtgtgtgtgtgagtgtgtatgtgtgtgggtgtgtgagtgtgtatgtgtgagtgtgtgggtgtgtatgtgtgtgtgagtgtgcgtgtgtgtgagtgtgtgtgtatgtgtatgtgtgagtgtgtatgtgtgagtgtgtatgtgtgagtgtgtgggtgtgtgagtgtgcgtgtgtgtgagtgtgtgtgtatgtgtgtgtatgtgtgagtgtgtgtgtgtgagtgtgtgtgtgtgtgagtgtgtatgtgtgagtgtgtgtgtgtgtgtgtgagtgtgtatgtgtgagtgtgtgggtgtgtgagtgtgcgtgtgtgtgtatgtgtgtgtgtgtgagagtgtgggtGTGTGAGTAtctccacacatacacacaaacacaaatgtatgtgtatgtgtacatatgtacctatatttctgttatatgtatgtgtggatggatagattatgtatgtgtataatttaGGTGGatagataatattacatattattatacaAATGTGTAACATTTAAGTCTTCCAACAGCAAGGGTAGATAGGtattacccattttacagatgaggatactgtgTATCAGCAGACATATCTCTATATACAATTCTATGtggagctcttttttttttttttttttttgctgacacaattggggttaagtgacttgcccagggtcacacagctaggaagtgtgaagtgtctgagaccagatttgaactcgggccctcctgaattcagggccggtgctctatccactgtggcacccaGCTGCCCAagctttcaaatttttaaagcactttatattctCTTGCCTGGCCCTCATCCCAAGCCTCCGGGGGAGGTGCCATTATTACTCCCATTCTACAGATTTGGATCCTGGGGCTCTGAGAGGTCCTGAGCTTGAGGAGGAATCAGAAACAAGTCTTCTGCCTGCAAGTGGAGCCTTGCAGCCACTATCCCAAGCTGCTTCCTGTCCCTGGCCGCACAGCCACAATGTCTGGCACAGGGGAGGCGCCGTGCCAGTGCCGGAGGTGCCAACACAAAGAGCGACAATCCCCCTGGCAGGGAGCTGGCATATTAGGGGAGCTGCTGTGGCTCAGTCACGTCCGACTCTGCATAACCTCATTTGGGCAACGATACTCTGGCGAGCCATTTCCTCCTCCCGCTCACTGGAAAGATCAGCGCGTAATCTCAGTTAAGTGAGTGAGCAAACAGAGCCgagtgccttgcccaggatcgTGCAGCTAATAGGAGTCCGAGGCCTGACCGTAACTCTGGTCTTCTGGACGCTAAGCCGgctgctctaaccactgtgcccaCCCTGCTGCCCTCAATAGGAGAGGTGAGCCTGTCTGTTTCTCTATATAACACAAATACATAGTCAACAAATACAAACAGACGTAAGGTTGTTCAGTGTGAAACGATCGGGGAGAAAGGGCCCAGGCAGCGGGGGAAGAGCAGGAGAGGCTCCCTGCAAGAGATGCTCCCTGATAGGGAGAGAGGACTCCCTGAGGTTCAAGAAAGGGAGTGAAGGCCTGGTCCACTACAAAGGCCTGGTGATGGGAGATGAGGAGTGCTGGATGAGGATTAGATTGCTCAACTGGGCTGGACAGAGAATGGGAGAGCAGAAACCACTGAGGCTGGAAAGAGAGCTTGAAACAGGGTGACTGAAGCTCTCGGAGACCAAAAGGAGTCTCTATTCCAGCTGTAGAAGCGAGAGGAAGCCCTGGCCTCCTCTGAGCAGGGAGTCTGGAGTCGGGCCATGGCTGCAGTGAGTGTGAACCATGCTGGAGGACGCTCGAGTCAATGAGAAGAGACAGGAGGCTGAAATAATGTCCTGAATGgcggaggagaaggaggagggcttgagccaagatggcggcggtTTGACGTGAAGAAGAATGAGGAGTCAGGAGATAGAAAAGCTGGGGTGTGGAAGAGGACTATACTGAGTCCTGCTTTCACCCAGTTGCTTTTGGGAAGTCTATGAGACATCCCATGGGTAGCTGAGAGGTGGAAAGGAAGCTTAGGGAAGAGCAAGAAGGTGGGATCCTGATCCCATTACCATCATCTAGGCAAACGTGGGCtttgtcctttcttccttccccccactttccCCATCTGCTCTCTCTGGAGCTTTCCGGCCGCCATCACACGGTAGAGCTCATTCTCTTGGTCTCGTATCCCGCGCTTGTGGTTAATACACCGAAAACTAGTTTCCTTTCCATGATGTTCCCACCACAGATGCTTTAATAATATTCTTGAAATGAAATCTTATAATATTTCCaggaaagggaaaatgggaaaaaaagtgaagacGTGCAAGCGTCCTCCTGCCAagcctctctctctgtcatgGACACCTCCCAGAGCTCCCAGGCCTGCCCTTTGGGGCCAAGGAAACAAATGAAATCTCTTTTCCGTGTGACGACCCCTCGAAGTACTTGGAGGCAGCTGGAACGTTCTCCGCCCCCCTTCCCCCAGACGTTCATGAACTACAGCTAGAGTTCACGCGGCCCAATGACCTCCTTTTGCAATTGCAGAAATGGACCCAGGGAACACCCAAGGAAGATGAGTGTCTTGTCAAAGGATGCTCCCACAAGCGAGCCAAAGAGTGGAGATTTGATCTAGCTGGAGAACACCGTGACCCTTGAAAACCATTAGAGTCCTTTGGGGGCCTTGACTGTCCCATAGGAGCACTAGCTGAAGGAATTATGTGTGTTTGGGGGGGTCCCGATGGAAGCCACCTGGGAGCCTGTGGAACCTTTGCTCATTGCATGGCTGTGATCAAgtcctttcttattttcccctgTGTTAAAGGGGAAAATGGCACAAGTAGACAGCCAGCAGAAGTCCCCAGCCAGAGAGAGCTCTGCCTTCTGGGAGCCACGGCCGTCCGGGACTTAGACAGACTTCCCATCCTGGGTCCCACTGAGACGATTCGGAGGTTTCAGCAGCTGaaggcaaatttttaaaaatgatttttgttttcgAGGGGAAAACCAGGGATTAACtgaacaaagaaacagaaatgtgTGTGAGAGGGAGATAGCaaagatgagggaaaaaaagccCGATCCTTTGCCAAAACAAGCAAATCTAAAACATGGGAAAAGGTCACGGGGAAACTTGGAAGGATTTGGCGCCTCCAGATCTGCTTTGCAGACACGAATCCCTCTGCGCTCCTCCTTTCTCCTGATGGGCCCCCAGCCAGGATGGCCGGTTCTCCTCCTGTCTCCAGGGGAAGAATAAGATTGCAATAAAGCCGGGCGCCATCTTTGTAATGGTGCAGGGGGAACAGAAGCACTCCCACAGCCGGCATGAGGGATGAGCACCCCCGGCCCTTCACAAGACTTTCACCGTACCCCACTGACGGCTCCCCCCCACCCTATTTCTCCAGGGTTTCTCCTTTCTTGGGATGAGAAGCCCCAATGGCAGAGAccatttcctcttcccctttgcttccccagtgcctagcacagtgcggGCAGAGGATGGGCATTTGACAAATGCTTCCTGATTGGCTGAAATGAGAGATTGGTTTCCTGGCTGATTGAAGGGAAAggtgaagaagagaagagaaggtggGCTGATCTCTCAGACGCTCGGAGGAGAAGGGCTCGAAGGAATCCCCAGGATGGATGTCACGGGGACTCTGTGCTGACTGACAACACGTACGTGAGCTCGGGGCACCCAATGTTGTCTCCCCCCATGGCGGAGGGAGATCTCTGAAGGAAAATCCACATGACTGCCTGGCAAAGCAGACTTCCTCACCCCTGGCCGGAGAATCTCTGAGCTGGAAGGAAGGGCCTTGTGGTTAAACCAATCAATACCTGAGCAAAGGTGCGTCCCTGACACTAGCAGTTCGCGCTCTGGCAGCCCTCCTGGGAAGGGGGCTCACCACCCGCTGGGGCAAGCCTGAACTTCCTGGAGCTGCTCTGCTTGTGAGGAAGTTTCTCCTTCCACAACAATGAAGATCTCAGCCCTTTGATCCCTGCAGCCAGAGAGCACCGCTCGTGCTGAGGCACTTCCTGCCTCTCAGGAGGAATAGCCTCCATTTCCAGATAAGGACAAAGTTCTGCTTGGGTTCTTCGTGACAAGGGAGATGGATTATAATGGACCGTCAGCAAGAAGAA from Sminthopsis crassicaudata isolate SCR6 chromosome 3, ASM4859323v1, whole genome shotgun sequence includes these protein-coding regions:
- the CCDC50 gene encoding coiled-coil domain-containing protein 50 isoform X1, with product MAEISIDQSKLPGVKEVCRDFAVLEDHTLAHNLQEQEIEHHLASNVQRNRLVQYDLQVAKQLQEEEDLKARAHIQKRYKDIEQQDCEIAQEIQVKLVIEAERRRLQEEKDEDIARLLQERELQEEKRRKKRSPESPYDDSYSLANGDPPRSRRNRELGSEPSRSRRQQEDRPVRRRRDRPSRPSEDTDECQEQYVVENSVSSLRLSKGREDPQTSWETQERKLSGHERLLRSPLPKIGGDGFLSAESDDWDHSFSHGSARHPDDSRSHHQDRLSPKCSQKPGPHRKEERHKRDCGMGESRDKKEGPRTRTPASSKREEKHYFDDTGMKPRGTKDTIYTPPRMTHRNQELYDAEIARKLQEEELMANQVDKRAAQVAQDEEIARMLMAEEKKAYKKAKEREKSSLEKRKQDPDWKSKTAETTRPKSREAHESSWSKNEKPTRPPPPTMVDAADSDYTHFSNQHSSTRPFSKAESSHKGHRSKQ